Proteins co-encoded in one Waddlia chondrophila WSU 86-1044 genomic window:
- the tyrS gene encoding tyrosine--tRNA ligase yields MSNLLETLRERGFIESVTHDQLGDFLEKQVHVYCGFDPTSDSLHLGNMVAIMGLAWFQKFGHTPYVILGGATGMIGDPSGKSKERQLLDEKQLSRNVEGIRKNFHGILDFTLAKASPVVLNNYDWFRQFSFVQFLREVGKYFRVSTMLSKESVRTRLESEEGLSFTEFSYQLLQGYDFLYLNENHNVSVQIGGSDQWGNITAGIDLVRRVAGKEVYGLTMPLLTTSDGKKFGKSEEGAIWLSPDKLSPYQFYQYLVRVQDNDVIRLMKMLTFMEMDEIRKYESMMEREDYVPNTAQKRLAAEVTQMVHGDQGLKTALKVTEAAKPGRETDLNAEVLESIAHDMPSETFKAEEIVNNKLIDVVVLTGLQESKGQARRLIRNGGCYLNNKKMTEENHVFTADDFVDGRLILLAVGKKNKKLIRLDKPVK; encoded by the coding sequence ATGTCGAATTTGCTGGAAACCTTGCGGGAAAGAGGATTTATCGAGTCTGTCACCCACGATCAATTGGGCGATTTTCTTGAGAAACAGGTTCATGTTTACTGCGGATTTGATCCGACAAGCGATAGCCTGCACTTGGGCAATATGGTTGCTATCATGGGGCTTGCTTGGTTTCAAAAGTTTGGCCATACCCCTTATGTGATTTTGGGAGGAGCGACAGGAATGATTGGCGACCCCTCGGGAAAATCGAAGGAGAGGCAGCTGTTGGATGAAAAGCAGTTGAGTCGCAATGTTGAAGGGATTCGGAAAAACTTCCATGGCATCTTGGACTTTACGCTGGCCAAGGCAAGCCCAGTTGTTTTGAATAACTATGACTGGTTTAGGCAGTTTTCCTTCGTCCAATTTCTTCGAGAGGTAGGCAAATACTTCCGTGTCAGCACGATGTTGTCCAAGGAAAGCGTTCGCACAAGGCTTGAATCGGAAGAGGGATTGAGCTTTACAGAGTTCAGCTATCAATTGCTTCAGGGATATGATTTTCTTTATCTCAACGAAAATCACAATGTTTCAGTTCAGATTGGCGGCAGTGATCAATGGGGAAACATCACTGCCGGAATTGATTTGGTTCGCCGTGTAGCAGGAAAAGAGGTTTATGGCTTGACGATGCCTTTGCTAACGACTAGCGACGGTAAAAAATTTGGAAAAAGCGAAGAAGGTGCCATTTGGCTTTCTCCCGATAAGCTTTCTCCTTATCAGTTTTACCAGTATCTTGTTCGTGTACAAGACAATGATGTGATCCGATTAATGAAAATGCTGACGTTTATGGAAATGGACGAAATTAGGAAGTACGAATCGATGATGGAACGGGAAGATTATGTTCCCAATACAGCTCAGAAACGCTTGGCAGCAGAAGTGACGCAAATGGTGCATGGCGATCAAGGATTGAAGACTGCCTTGAAAGTGACGGAAGCTGCGAAACCTGGCCGAGAAACTGATCTCAATGCGGAAGTTCTAGAATCGATAGCCCATGACATGCCTTCTGAAACCTTCAAAGCGGAAGAAATTGTTAACAATAAGCTCATCGATGTCGTTGTCTTAACAGGTTTGCAGGAGAGTAAAGGGCAGGCAAGAAGGTTGATTCGCAATGGCGGCTGCTATCTGAATAACAAAAAAATGACTGAAGAAAATCATGTTTTCACAGCAGATGATTTTGTTGACGGCCGTTTGATTTTGCTTGCAGTAGGAAAGAAAAATAAAAAGCTTATCCGTCTAGATAAACCGGTAAAATAA
- a CDS encoding Nif3-like dinuclear metal center hexameric protein, translating to MITLQELCQHLDRYLEIDQFKDSCPNGLQVEGVHEIKKAATAVTSSVNIIRQAVEAGVQALIVHHGLFWSRDEFPVIGTKKEKLELLIKNGISLLAYHLPLDAHREIGNNWKAAKDLNWSDLEPFGAYEGKFIGVKGRFQKMNVGDFQREIEEYYAHPAHTAAGGSEQVQSAALISGGAYRGAVQAAKEGIDCFITGNFDEPAWHTAFEEKVNFFAVGHSASERIGPKALQQYITEHLGVGTVFLDEKNPF from the coding sequence ATGATTACATTACAAGAACTTTGTCAACACCTCGATCGTTATTTAGAAATCGACCAGTTCAAAGACAGTTGCCCTAATGGCTTGCAGGTTGAAGGGGTGCACGAAATCAAAAAAGCGGCGACTGCTGTTACCAGCAGCGTCAACATCATCAGGCAGGCTGTTGAAGCAGGTGTCCAGGCATTGATTGTCCATCATGGATTGTTTTGGAGCAGAGACGAGTTTCCGGTGATCGGGACAAAAAAAGAAAAGTTGGAGCTGCTGATTAAAAATGGAATATCGCTCCTTGCCTATCATTTGCCTTTGGACGCCCATCGAGAGATTGGAAATAATTGGAAGGCAGCCAAAGATCTGAATTGGAGTGATTTGGAGCCTTTTGGCGCATACGAGGGAAAATTTATTGGAGTCAAAGGGCGTTTTCAGAAGATGAACGTGGGGGATTTTCAAAGAGAAATCGAAGAGTACTATGCGCATCCAGCGCACACAGCGGCCGGAGGATCTGAGCAAGTGCAATCAGCTGCACTGATCTCTGGCGGTGCTTACAGAGGAGCGGTCCAAGCAGCAAAAGAGGGGATAGACTGCTTTATTACCGGAAATTTTGATGAACCGGCTTGGCATACCGCATTTGAAGAAAAAGTGAACTTCTTTGCGGTCGGGCACTCTGCTTCAGAAAGGATTGGGCCCAAAGCATTGCAACAATATATCACAGAGCATTTGGGCGTGGGAACAGTGTTCCTTGATGAGAAAAATCCTTTTTAA
- the rpiA gene encoding ribose-5-phosphate isomerase RpiA encodes MEEVIRLSTKAKAAAGKKAAELIENGMVVGLGTGSTARCFIDALAARCRSGLKIAAVATSQESELQARLAGIPIADLDQLETIDIDIDGADEIDSKKRMIKGGGGALFREKIIAGISKEMLVIIDSSKQVEALGAFPLPVEISLFAHQATLKQIRDLGYRGSIRKNSKGKHFITENQNLIFDIELAFPCHHPEEIEDKLIRIPGVIGTGFFIGYAGRVIVGYEDGSTTTRS; translated from the coding sequence ATGGAAGAGGTTATCAGATTGTCTACAAAAGCAAAAGCGGCTGCTGGAAAAAAAGCTGCTGAATTGATTGAAAACGGCATGGTCGTCGGCTTGGGCACAGGCTCTACTGCGCGCTGTTTTATCGATGCTTTGGCGGCAAGATGCCGTTCCGGACTTAAGATCGCAGCGGTTGCGACATCGCAAGAATCGGAGCTGCAAGCGCGCTTAGCCGGTATTCCGATAGCAGACCTCGATCAACTAGAAACCATCGATATCGATATTGACGGAGCAGACGAGATCGACTCTAAAAAAAGAATGATTAAAGGCGGCGGCGGCGCCCTTTTCAGAGAAAAAATCATTGCAGGGATAAGCAAGGAGATGCTTGTGATTATCGATTCTTCAAAACAGGTTGAAGCACTTGGCGCATTTCCTCTGCCAGTCGAGATCTCTCTTTTTGCTCATCAAGCTACCTTGAAACAGATTCGGGATTTAGGATATCGTGGATCCATTCGGAAAAACTCTAAAGGCAAACATTTCATTACAGAGAATCAAAACCTGATTTTTGATATCGAACTTGCCTTCCCCTGCCATCATCCTGAAGAGATCGAAGATAAGCTCATTAGAATCCCCGGAGTGATCGGCACCGGATTTTTTATCGGATACGCAGGCAGAGTCATTGTAGGATATGAGGACGGCTCAACAACCACACGCTCGTAG
- a CDS encoding bifunctional nuclease family protein has product MLSELVQLSFDKIMQTRSYTVVILAAMDKRFAIYTDPSIGRVLQLYLTGTEKPRPLTHDLMHSIFTGMNIRIKQVVINDIQDTIYFARLFLEQYRDGIRNIIEIDSRPSDCITLALMGNAPVYCTREVLSKTVPIEE; this is encoded by the coding sequence ATGTTATCTGAACTCGTTCAACTCTCTTTCGACAAGATCATGCAAACCCGCTCGTACACAGTTGTTATTTTAGCGGCGATGGACAAGCGGTTTGCGATCTACACAGATCCTAGCATTGGTAGAGTCTTGCAGCTATACCTAACAGGGACGGAAAAGCCGCGTCCTCTGACGCACGATCTCATGCACTCAATTTTCACTGGCATGAACATCCGCATCAAACAAGTCGTAATCAACGACATTCAGGATACGATCTATTTCGCCCGCTTATTCCTCGAGCAGTATCGGGACGGCATTCGCAATATCATTGAAATCGACTCGCGTCCAAGCGACTGCATTACCTTGGCGCTGATGGGAAATGCTCCCGTTTATTGTACAAGGGAAGTGCTCAGCAAAACCGTTCCGATAGAAGAATAA
- a CDS encoding HPr family phosphocarrier protein, translated as MIVDTKQKLSKAKGVFVVKNDRGLHTRPSTEIVKCASSFEADVHLIYQKTEVNAKSLLGILMLAARKGAKIKVHASGADAEEAVACLLSLAERKFNMSY; from the coding sequence ATGATTGTCGACACAAAACAAAAGCTTTCCAAAGCTAAGGGAGTGTTTGTCGTGAAAAACGATCGCGGCCTCCACACTCGCCCTTCAACTGAAATTGTCAAGTGTGCTTCATCGTTTGAAGCGGACGTGCATTTGATTTATCAAAAAACGGAAGTGAACGCCAAATCACTGCTTGGAATCTTGATGCTGGCAGCAAGGAAGGGGGCAAAAATCAAGGTGCATGCTTCAGGAGCCGATGCTGAAGAAGCTGTTGCTTGCCTGCTTAGCTTGGCAGAGCGGAAATTCAATATGAGTTACTAG
- the pepF gene encoding oligoendopeptidase F — translation MTVAREQVLQTDCWNVEALYKNFSEWEKEFNARFAEKESPRWPELQQFRGKLSEGPHTVKKCLELLFKTQRVIEKLYTYAHLRHDEEITEDAYKTAYQKMIGIYHQFAQEASWFEPELLALPDNILNEILNADEIAPFKFHLEKIVRIKDHTLTPENEMLLALSGKALQTAHKAFSAINDADFAFGAVKDKNGEDREITHANYGLYIREHDRILRENAFRSYHGKYQRYENTLAELLSGQTETHVFNARARNYSSSLEAALFPKNIDVNVYHSLIKAVNDNLGALHKYFALRKKVMKVDKLHLYDMYVPLSDDVEISMDFDKAIDIVTESVSPLGTAYQNALRSGLTKERWCDRYENRNKRSGAYSSGCYDSMPYILMNYKDKLRDVFTLAHEAGHSMHSLLSHQNQPYHYGDYPIFLAEVASTFNEDLLNRLLLQQTDKKEEKIFLINQQIEDIRATLFRQTMFAEFELKIHELAETDTPLTPTLLKKEYKELNDRYFGESTFVDEEISIEWARIPHFYYNFYVYQYATGISAALALSEQVNAGSMEEREAYLSFLKGGCSRYPIELLKIAGVDMTTPKPVEAAIKKFSNLVEELDKLLAL, via the coding sequence ATGACAGTTGCGAGAGAACAGGTCCTTCAAACAGACTGCTGGAACGTAGAAGCGCTCTACAAAAATTTCAGCGAATGGGAAAAAGAATTTAATGCCCGTTTTGCAGAAAAAGAATCTCCCCGCTGGCCCGAATTGCAGCAATTTCGCGGGAAATTATCTGAAGGACCGCACACTGTAAAAAAATGCCTGGAACTTCTGTTCAAAACACAAAGGGTCATTGAGAAGCTGTACACATACGCGCATCTTAGACACGACGAAGAGATTACTGAAGACGCATATAAGACTGCCTACCAAAAAATGATTGGAATTTATCACCAATTCGCACAAGAAGCTTCCTGGTTTGAGCCGGAACTTCTCGCTTTGCCAGACAACATCTTGAATGAAATCTTAAACGCCGACGAGATCGCTCCATTCAAATTCCACCTGGAAAAAATCGTTAGAATTAAAGACCACACGCTGACTCCCGAAAACGAGATGTTGCTTGCCCTTTCAGGAAAAGCTCTTCAAACAGCCCACAAAGCCTTTTCAGCCATCAACGACGCCGACTTTGCATTCGGTGCGGTTAAGGACAAAAATGGGGAAGATCGAGAGATTACCCATGCGAATTACGGCCTTTACATTCGAGAGCATGATCGCATTTTAAGGGAAAATGCTTTCCGCTCTTACCACGGCAAATACCAGCGTTATGAAAATACGCTGGCCGAGCTTCTATCCGGTCAGACAGAAACGCACGTATTCAATGCCCGAGCGAGAAACTATAGCTCCAGTCTTGAAGCGGCTCTTTTTCCCAAAAATATCGATGTCAATGTTTATCACTCCTTAATTAAGGCTGTTAATGACAATCTAGGAGCTTTGCACAAATACTTCGCCCTCAGAAAAAAAGTGATGAAAGTTGATAAACTTCATCTCTACGATATGTACGTTCCGCTTTCAGACGATGTGGAGATCTCCATGGACTTTGACAAGGCGATCGATATCGTGACCGAGTCGGTGTCGCCTCTTGGAACTGCATACCAAAATGCCTTACGCTCCGGCCTGACAAAAGAGAGATGGTGCGACCGATATGAAAACCGCAATAAACGCTCCGGCGCTTATTCCAGCGGATGCTACGACAGCATGCCCTACATCCTCATGAACTATAAAGACAAATTAAGAGATGTCTTTACTCTTGCTCATGAAGCCGGACACAGCATGCACAGCCTCCTTAGCCACCAAAATCAGCCTTACCACTATGGAGACTACCCCATTTTCCTGGCAGAAGTCGCTTCCACATTCAATGAAGATCTCCTCAATCGCCTCTTGCTTCAACAGACAGATAAAAAGGAGGAAAAAATTTTCCTTATTAACCAGCAGATCGAAGATATCCGTGCAACTCTTTTCAGACAAACAATGTTTGCAGAGTTCGAGCTGAAAATTCACGAACTGGCCGAAACAGACACGCCTTTGACTCCCACTCTATTAAAGAAAGAATACAAGGAGCTAAACGACCGATACTTCGGAGAGTCTACTTTTGTTGATGAAGAGATTTCGATCGAATGGGCCCGCATTCCCCATTTCTATTACAATTTCTACGTCTATCAATACGCAACAGGGATCAGCGCCGCTTTAGCGCTAAGCGAACAAGTCAATGCAGGCAGCATGGAAGAGCGGGAAGCTTATCTCTCTTTCCTCAAAGGAGGATGCAGCCGCTATCCGATAGAGCTGCTGAAAATTGCAGGCGTCGACATGACAACTCCAAAACCTGTTGAAGCTGCCATCAAAAAATTCAGCAATCTTGTCGAGGAGCTGGATAAGTTATTAGCACTTTAA
- a CDS encoding co-chaperone GroES — MTQTKQADHKTALKPLGNRVLLRRLEAEETLKGGILLPDSAKKKQEQAEVIAVGPGKKDNKGNLVPMPVKEGDIVLMEKYSGQEVTLDDQDYVIARADDLIAIIEK, encoded by the coding sequence ATGACTCAGACAAAACAAGCAGATCATAAAACAGCGCTTAAACCTCTGGGCAATCGCGTATTGCTTCGCCGTTTAGAAGCGGAAGAGACTCTTAAAGGTGGAATTCTTCTGCCAGACAGTGCGAAAAAGAAACAGGAACAAGCAGAAGTGATCGCCGTGGGACCCGGCAAAAAAGACAACAAAGGAAATTTGGTTCCCATGCCTGTAAAGGAAGGGGACATTGTGCTGATGGAAAAATATTCAGGTCAGGAAGTGACGTTAGACGATCAAGATTACGTCATTGCCCGTGCCGATGACCTTATCGCCATCATTGAAAAGTAA
- the groL gene encoding chaperonin GroEL (60 kDa chaperone family; promotes refolding of misfolded polypeptides especially under stressful conditions; forms two stacked rings of heptamers to form a barrel-shaped 14mer; ends can be capped by GroES; misfolded proteins enter the barrel where they are refolded when GroES binds), which translates to MAAKDIKYKEDARHKILKGVKTLAEAVKITLGPKGRNVVIDKSFGAPHITKDGVTVAKEIELEDKHENMGAQMVKEVASKTADKAGDGTTTATVLAEAIYSEGLRNVTAGANPMDLKRGMEEAVKVVVEELQRLSKKVETQQEIAQVATISANNDEEIGQIIAKAMERVGKDGTITVEEAKGFETTLDVVEGMNFDRGYLSAYFMTNPETQECVLEDVYVLIFEKKITSIKDLIPVLQSVAESGKSLLIIAEDVEGEALATLVVNRIRAGLKVCAVKAPGFGDRRKAMLEDIAILTGGQLISEETGMTLESTTVEHLGKAKKIVVTKEDTTLIEGQGDQSKIKDRVALIKRQIEETDSDYDREKLQERLAKLAGGVGVIRVGAATEIEMKEKKDRVDDAQHATKAAVEEGILPGGGVAYVRCIGAVNKKADALKGDQQTGARIISRALSAPLRQIAANAGQEGSIILQQVEKGKDSEGYNALTGEFVDMLTAGILDPTKVSRLALENAASVAGLLLTTEAIVAELPEDKSSAPAMHAGMDY; encoded by the coding sequence ATGGCTGCAAAAGACATCAAATACAAAGAAGATGCAAGACATAAGATCCTAAAAGGAGTTAAAACACTTGCTGAGGCTGTAAAAATCACGCTTGGTCCGAAAGGACGCAACGTTGTGATCGACAAATCTTTCGGAGCGCCGCACATCACTAAAGATGGTGTGACAGTTGCAAAAGAGATCGAGCTTGAAGACAAGCATGAAAACATGGGCGCTCAAATGGTCAAGGAAGTGGCTAGCAAGACCGCTGACAAGGCTGGAGACGGAACAACGACAGCGACGGTCCTTGCCGAAGCGATCTACAGCGAAGGTCTAAGAAACGTGACTGCGGGAGCGAATCCTATGGATCTGAAGCGTGGAATGGAAGAGGCGGTAAAGGTCGTTGTCGAAGAGCTCCAGCGCTTAAGTAAAAAAGTGGAAACGCAGCAAGAAATTGCTCAAGTAGCCACCATTTCCGCTAACAACGACGAAGAGATCGGCCAGATCATCGCCAAAGCAATGGAACGCGTTGGCAAAGACGGCACGATCACTGTGGAAGAAGCGAAGGGATTTGAAACGACTCTGGATGTTGTCGAGGGAATGAATTTTGACCGAGGCTATCTCTCAGCTTATTTCATGACCAATCCTGAAACGCAGGAATGCGTGCTTGAGGACGTTTACGTTCTTATTTTTGAAAAGAAAATCACTTCAATCAAAGATCTGATTCCTGTTCTGCAAAGCGTAGCGGAAAGTGGGAAAAGCCTGTTGATCATCGCAGAAGATGTCGAAGGCGAAGCGCTTGCGACACTTGTTGTCAACCGCATCCGTGCCGGCCTTAAAGTTTGTGCTGTCAAGGCTCCAGGATTCGGCGACCGCAGAAAAGCGATGTTGGAAGATATCGCCATCTTGACAGGCGGCCAACTGATCTCTGAAGAAACAGGAATGACTTTAGAAAGCACGACTGTCGAACATCTTGGAAAAGCGAAGAAGATTGTTGTGACAAAAGAGGACACAACCTTGATCGAAGGCCAGGGAGACCAGAGCAAGATCAAAGATCGAGTCGCACTGATCAAGAGACAGATCGAAGAGACAGATTCCGACTACGACCGCGAAAAATTGCAAGAGCGTCTTGCTAAGCTTGCCGGTGGAGTTGGTGTGATCCGCGTAGGGGCGGCGACTGAAATTGAAATGAAAGAGAAGAAAGACCGCGTCGATGATGCTCAGCACGCAACAAAAGCAGCAGTGGAAGAGGGCATTCTTCCTGGAGGCGGTGTTGCATATGTTCGCTGCATCGGTGCAGTCAACAAAAAAGCTGATGCTCTAAAGGGCGATCAGCAGACTGGCGCACGCATCATTTCTCGAGCGTTGAGCGCACCTCTTCGCCAGATTGCCGCCAATGCCGGGCAAGAAGGTTCAATCATCTTGCAGCAGGTGGAGAAAGGGAAAGATTCTGAAGGGTATAATGCTTTGACTGGCGAGTTTGTCGACATGTTGACAGCTGGTATCCTTGATCCAACAAAAGTTTCCCGCCTTGCACTTGAGAATGCAGCTTCAGTTGCTGGCCTGCTTCTGACAACAGAAGCGATTGTCGCTGAACTTCCAGAAGACAAGAGCAGTGCACCGGCTATGCACGCGGGCATGGACTACTAA
- a CDS encoding caspase family protein yields MYKKIFFLFLLFCRVGECGELILFLACDTEARNIESGVYHDLENIRKEALRISNYTGLPIKEISFIGKELQPESVLNACCSLEVEVDDLLFFYFSGHGFRTVAKGDDPWPNLFFSSSRQGIDYGEVIAILSQKHPRLLIAIADCCNNVMKENAAPYVYWNGSVKSKKEHVSKAYQKLFLETEGKILVTSSEIGEFSWSVREGALFTLAFLESLKMEAEKGSGDWGKILKRSSWKVRKYQHPYYEISPS; encoded by the coding sequence ATGTATAAAAAAATTTTCTTTTTGTTTCTTCTTTTCTGTAGAGTTGGAGAGTGCGGGGAGCTTATTCTCTTTCTTGCTTGCGATACAGAGGCCAGAAATATCGAATCCGGCGTTTATCATGACCTTGAAAATATCAGAAAAGAAGCCCTGCGGATCTCTAATTACACAGGGCTTCCTATCAAAGAAATCTCTTTTATTGGTAAAGAACTCCAACCAGAATCAGTGCTTAATGCCTGCTGTTCACTGGAAGTGGAAGTCGATGACCTTTTATTTTTCTATTTCTCAGGACATGGATTTAGAACGGTAGCTAAAGGCGACGATCCTTGGCCGAATCTGTTCTTTTCATCATCAAGGCAGGGGATTGACTATGGCGAAGTGATTGCCATTCTTTCTCAAAAACATCCGCGGCTGCTAATCGCGATCGCAGACTGCTGTAATAATGTCATGAAAGAAAATGCCGCTCCTTATGTGTACTGGAATGGGAGCGTAAAATCCAAAAAAGAACATGTTTCCAAAGCCTACCAAAAACTTTTTCTGGAAACTGAAGGGAAAATTCTTGTTACAAGCTCAGAGATAGGGGAATTCTCTTGGAGTGTTCGCGAAGGCGCCCTGTTCACTTTGGCATTTTTAGAAAGTCTAAAAATGGAAGCGGAAAAAGGAAGTGGAGACTGGGGAAAAATCCTGAAACGCTCGTCATGGAAAGTGAGAAAATATCAACATCCCTACTATGAAATAAGCCCGTCATAA
- a CDS encoding addiction module antidote protein, with amino-acid sequence MARSKKYQEFLLEHLADHDEAVAYLNAALEESLKGDEESQHLFLIALRNVAEAQGGVGALAKKAHVGRESLYKTLSGTGNPKWHTLVSLCVAMGLNLRLS; translated from the coding sequence ATGGCAAGAAGTAAAAAATATCAAGAATTTCTACTCGAGCATTTAGCGGATCACGATGAAGCAGTCGCGTACCTAAACGCAGCTTTAGAAGAAAGCCTCAAAGGTGATGAAGAATCTCAACACCTTTTCTTGATCGCCCTTCGAAATGTTGCTGAAGCGCAGGGTGGTGTGGGAGCTTTGGCCAAAAAAGCTCATGTTGGTCGCGAAAGCCTCTATAAAACCCTTTCAGGGACCGGCAATCCGAAATGGCACACTCTTGTTTCTTTATGTGTAGCGATGGGATTGAACCTTAGGTTAAGTTAA
- a CDS encoding type II toxin-antitoxin system RelE/ParE family toxin, protein MDKIEIELYETAAGKRPFEVWIKEIKEIHTRAKILTRLDRLKLGNFGDCKTLQEGVCELRIHYGPGIRIYYGKIGNKVILLFCGGDKGSQDRDIAKAKEYLKDYQSREIGHGKK, encoded by the coding sequence ATGGATAAAATCGAAATAGAACTCTACGAAACCGCCGCCGGCAAGCGACCCTTTGAGGTCTGGATTAAGGAGATCAAAGAGATCCATACCCGGGCCAAAATTCTGACAAGGCTTGATCGCTTGAAGCTTGGGAACTTTGGCGATTGCAAAACCCTGCAAGAAGGAGTTTGCGAGCTTAGGATTCACTACGGGCCCGGAATTAGAATTTATTACGGGAAGATTGGGAATAAAGTCATCTTGCTTTTTTGCGGTGGCGACAAAGGCTCCCAAGACAGGGACATCGCTAAAGCAAAGGAGTATTTGAAAGATTATCAATCAAGGGAGATAGGTCATGGCAAGAAGTAA
- a CDS encoding BatD family protein codes for MRKVKRFFIFLICIVFPVKSFALSANFVSIEANQYVSVGEPIEVSVLVTHDKNAKVDESSFKMDGKQLSVRYVKEIKMSENSNLVISVYQYTIPAEKRGAYTIPPVSVNIGGKTYTSYESSYEVE; via the coding sequence ATGCGAAAGGTTAAGCGGTTTTTTATTTTTCTTATTTGTATTGTTTTTCCAGTCAAATCCTTTGCTTTGAGTGCAAATTTTGTTTCGATAGAGGCAAATCAGTATGTTTCCGTTGGAGAGCCGATAGAGGTATCTGTTCTTGTGACGCATGATAAAAATGCGAAGGTAGATGAAAGCAGTTTCAAAATGGATGGAAAGCAGCTCAGTGTCCGTTATGTTAAAGAGATTAAAATGTCAGAAAATTCGAATTTGGTGATTTCAGTTTATCAATACACAATTCCTGCGGAGAAAAGAGGAGCTTATACTATTCCTCCTGTAAGTGTTAATATAGGAGGAAAGACCTATACCTCTTACGAAAGCTCTTACGAAGTTGAATAA
- a CDS encoding HIT family protein: MNNALRSWKTSKTKSAIFIMFAVAIPFLSSQGKLYSEESVETKFPKKQLTSQSFVIQAGNSEYLDWTEAKHRASYKIMQAASRHFNNDPFLVLGEEHNSTTAPFHWHFVPFQRKNNPFSRYLQQLQVACKAIFFRSTALDEKKTAKFSNTSAAPETSEQIKGNDPFCNEEIIKKQLVKEGAYVRILYDYRPIGDSHFLIVPKTHRSDFRQLTEDEYTEAAQLSQFVICKLKEQQPISDLYLLHKNQRDAGQSVPHWHLHVIANNTSQTNLWSKIQFLWRMTFGSPPLSDDELTRQVKHYKDLLNTTKG, from the coding sequence ATGAATAATGCCCTCCGATCATGGAAAACATCTAAAACGAAATCTGCCATTTTTATTATGTTTGCTGTTGCCATCCCCTTTCTCTCTTCACAAGGAAAACTTTATTCAGAAGAAAGCGTAGAAACCAAATTTCCTAAGAAACAGCTAACCTCTCAATCTTTTGTGATTCAAGCCGGAAATTCCGAATACTTGGACTGGACAGAAGCCAAACATAGAGCCAGCTACAAAATCATGCAAGCTGCCTCCCGCCACTTCAACAACGATCCTTTCCTTGTTTTGGGTGAAGAACACAACTCAACAACAGCTCCATTCCACTGGCACTTCGTCCCTTTCCAAAGAAAAAACAACCCCTTTTCCCGTTATTTGCAGCAGCTTCAGGTCGCCTGCAAGGCAATTTTTTTCAGAAGCACAGCATTAGACGAAAAAAAAACTGCCAAATTTTCCAATACATCTGCTGCTCCAGAAACATCGGAACAAATAAAAGGCAACGACCCTTTTTGCAATGAAGAAATTATAAAAAAGCAACTCGTGAAGGAGGGAGCCTACGTCCGTATTCTATACGATTACCGGCCTATAGGCGACAGCCATTTTCTCATCGTGCCAAAAACACACAGAAGCGACTTTCGCCAACTGACTGAAGACGAGTACACAGAAGCTGCACAACTTTCCCAATTTGTGATCTGCAAACTCAAGGAACAGCAGCCGATAAGCGATCTCTATTTGCTGCATAAAAATCAACGTGACGCAGGTCAAAGCGTTCCGCATTGGCATCTGCATGTGATCGCAAACAATACTTCCCAAACAAATCTCTGGAGCAAGATACAATTTCTTTGGAGAATGACATTCGGCTCTCCACCTTTATCAGACGATGAACTCACTCGCCAAGTCAAGCACTACAAGGATCTTCTTAACACAACCAAGGGTTGA